AATGTGAACGGACTTGATCAGTCTTTGGGTTGAACAACAGTTTCACTATGATGAACTCTGGATACACATGGCAAACGCAGCTGCACCAAAAAAGATGGGAGGCATGGAGCACAATATCTGCTGTAAAAAGCTGAGGAGAGACATCCAATTCGTTGATTTTTCGTCTTAAGATAAAATGCAACAGTACATGGTATCATCCCAATACCAGCCAGCGTTCTTACATATTAGTAGAAATTTTAGAAGATGGTGCATGTAATATTTGCACCATATCTATTACACGATCTACTTTAATCATGCGAGATCATATGATCCCTACGAGAAGAATCTGAGTTGCCGTACATCCAGCATATCATGGAATGAATCAGTTCACAGgcctaaggccctgtttgggacaGCGACGCGTCGCGTATGAGAGAGAAACACGAAAAAATCCCGCCTCGCGACGAACGCGCATCCGCCGGCCGCCCACAACGCAAAACGCGGCAAAAAGAACTACGCGAGCCAGAATCGCAAAAGCGGCCTCCGAGCCGCTTACGCGTATAAGCGCCGCGCGTTTCTCACCCACCGTCCCAAACAAGGCCTAAACTCTAATGATGGTCAGCTTAGGAGAGTTTCACTTGCCACAGGTCTTCATACTCCCTATATACAAAAATATCAACCTTGAAGATCACAGGGGCCTAGAACTCGATCTTTGTCTGATCAGCTTGTAACTGACCTGCATCAGTTACGACATATCGGTTATTAATCAAATGGTGATCGCCAAAGTGTGCAATTCAATGGATCGTCAATCATTTATGCACGATTTCATACCATCAAAACTCGGTGCTGAAACCACATTCTCCTGGCCTTGCTCACTCACAATAGGCAAAGCGTTCTGTAGGCCATCCTCCCAGAAGTCCCTTTGCTGGGAAATAAAATCAGGGACAACAGTATTATGATACGATTCATATTAATTGCCATTGGTCATATAGATTGCTGGTTCCTCGGGCAACAATCACCTGCTTTTGAAAAGCAAACTGTGGGTTGGTTGTGTGGGGTAGAGCCGTGTCTAACAGACTTAGGGAGCACTGATCCTCCATAGCACCCGAACCAAACGACTGGAAAAGATCTGCCTGGTTGCAAAATGGAAAAGCTGCACCGGCACTTTCCAGTGGAAAGACGGAATTCACTGAAGGGCCACATGCTTGGTACATCTAAATTAACCGAGGAAAAAACATGTTAAGGGAAGATTGTTCATTGATCCAGAGCATCAGAAACGAGATAGTTCAGAGGCTCACGTCTTTGTGTAGGAGTGTAGAAAGGTTGCTGAAGTCAAGTTGTGGATTCACGGTCGCAAGCTTCATGGACAGGAACTGAAATCGTAAgcggaaaaaaaaaggattagAATTTTAAGCTCCAGACTGACAGCATCAAATGTAACTATGTGAGTGGCATCCTCACCTCAACTTGCTGCTGAAGTGATTGCACATAGTTTATGATCTCGTCAAGCATGAGTGCCTTGCCAACCACCTAAAATAGGGAATTCCCTCAGATTAGCCAAATGATGGGTATCAATTGACACTCTGATGCGACAGTTTACTGTCCTAGAAGCCTATGATGATACCTTGTTGCACCCTGGCACGAGGTCCTGAAGAAATTTCATCCTCTGGCTAATCTTCTCTCTTCGAACCTATTAAGACACCAGGAGCAGTGTGCGATTGTGAATTCCAGCCCAAACACAAGAATTCTGTTTGCAAGGCTAAAATGGTAGGAGAACCTAGTGGAACTGCAGTGTCTTACCCTCTCGGCAAGGCTGTGGCTGTCAGTCGCCTGCCCTCGCCGCGCCCGGACATGGACGTAGTCCTTGGGCGGCTCGACCGGCGGCTTGGCGCTCTTTCCCTTGCCCTTTTTCTGCCCTTTGTCTTCAACAGAGCCGtcgctcgccgtcgcctcctCTACCTTCGGCTTCACGGGGCTCCCGCCGGCGCCCACTCTGGCCTTCTTCCCGTCCGGACCCTTGGGCTCTCCAGCCTGCAGACCCCAATTCAGAATGAGACCAAAGCGTCACGAACTAGCAAGCTAAAATCAAGCCAGCCCGTGGAGGAAGAATCCACTCCGCGCACCGCGCTGGTCGTTTCCCACACCTTGCCCAAGCAGGCTTCTTTCCCGTTGGCGGTACCGGCTGGAGGCGCCTTCCGTTTCCTGGCATTGCCGCTGTCCCTGGCGCGCGCCCACGCCGGGTCCGACACCGAGGACCCCTCCggggacccgccgccgccggcccctgccGCGACCCCGGGCGCCCCGAacaggccggcgccggcgccgcagagAGCGTCGAGGAAGCCGCCGTCCAGCGCGGCGAAGTCGAGCCCCGGGGCGGCAGAGTGGCCCATGAGCAGGCTGGCAACGTAGTCGCTGTCCatggaaagaaaaaggaaaaaaggcgCGGCACGCCGCAAGAATTGCGCAGGAAGCAAAGGCGCGGCGAAGTCTTGCTTGGGTCGTCTCGTCTCTCCTCCGAGCTCTGGAGTCCGCGGCGGATTTGGGGAAAGCGAGGCAGCGAGGCTGAGGCCTTGGAGCCGGTAGGTGTGGGGATGGATTTATAGAGGAGAGCGGTGGCTGCTGCCTTGCTGGCTGGCTGCTGCCGCTGCGGTTGGGTCGGGTTGAGACGCCGCGTCGCCCCCGGCGCGGTGGGATGCTTGCGGCGGCGGGTTACTGCCGGGTTCTACTGCGGCTgcggaagaggaggaaggggagtgGACTTGGGGAGAGGGATTGGAGACGGCGGTCAAAACGGAACGGGACGGGGGAgatgcggccgccgcgccgcgcccggagGCAGGCAGGCCGAGGAAATAACGGTTTCTGCTTGGTCACCGTTGGGGGGCAGTGCTCCGGGATTTCTGGCTCGGGAGAAGACGTTTCTGCCCCTGTGCCCTCCAGCGGGTTGACAGGCTACACCGcgtcggcaggctggagctggaatgatgtgagagaaaaatactattacttggctggtggctggagctggagtggtgtgagagagaaTTACGATAGGGCTGGAGCCCTacccaccagccgaacacggtgagtATTCTGTATTCTCTATGGTACTAGTAGTTTGTGACCTCACGGTGGTCAAAGCTAATACCACTCCATTTCATCTAGAAGTATAAGATATatctataatattttttttgcgaggTACGCATATCTATACAATGGGGTCGCTTTTACTTAAAAGTCTATATGAAAAATGTGGTACTTCAAAATAAACGAATTTTTTTTGCGTATGGTGAATTAAGTAAATATTAATCTAACGTTCCTAACTCTTGATTATTTATATACTGTTTTATATTCGGAGCAGGCCTTTCCTCGTGATCTTGTGACGTGCACATGTTGTACTGGATCTGAGAAAAAAAGGAATGTATTATTTGAAGGCAAAGAAGTGATCATCTTCTTATGATTCATGATTGCAACTGTTTCTTCCCGTTTATGGAGCTCTTTTTGGACCCAATCTGCAATTCTGCGATGCATGACGCCATCGGAGCCAACTGTTTTAACCTCGCTATcgctagccccccccccccccccccccccccccaatcagGCTAATATTCAAACTCTAAACATCGACTCCCCTTTTTCGTATTTCTGGTTCATCTAACTTACTTTTTTTCTGAGAAATATAGCAGGTGCATTATAGTAGAAAAGCAAAGTATGTACGAGATAACTTGGATTTAAAATTGTTAATTAATTACGGGATATTTAATCAACAACAAAATAGATCAAAAAACGGTATTTATTCTACCGTGCCGGTGTCCTAAACGATGCTAGAGTTTGTTCAGGACGAGTTCCCCGGTTGCTGCAGCTGGCAGGCTCAGCAAGCAGCTCTCGCGTCAGAAGCAGAAAACGCATGGATCTGGCCGCGCCCCGGCCTAATTGCTTCGCTCAGTTTTAGCAAGCCGGCCCCGGGCGCAAAACGCTAGGTAGTCGCCACGAAATCGAGCTGCCTAAAATCAGCATGCCTTCACTTTCCCTCCTCCAAATAGCAAGCGCCCTTCAATTTCTTTGCCCTCCTGCTTGCTGCTTTCATTGGTTCTTTCATTGAGAGATGCGAGGCGATCGGCCTGATGAGTTCCCACAGGTCCAATCGATCTGGATTCGTACATGGTTTGCAGGCCCGTCGAAGGCCAGGAGCGAGGTGagcgaccgcacagggcccccaaaaccgcgtcgccgcctcgccggtcgTCTGTCCGTGCCGCGCCGCTGCATCGCCGTCTGCCGTCACCTCGTCCAGGGCTCCACGTCGTCAGAGGTGGAGCTACCCATACAGCAGCCAGCAGAGTGAGGCATATGCCCCAGCTAGCTCTGCCTCTGCAAGGGACCCGGGACCTCCTCTTCCGACTCCGGTGAGGTCACGAAGCGAGACtcccagcggcggcagcggcgcatcTGTTTGGGATTCCGCAAGGAAGATGAACAGGGATTAAGCAAGCGAACCGTTTTTCCTTTTGTTGGGCCATCGGTGGCTGTGGCCCATCAAGCGTCATCCACTCATCCCCTGACCCGTGCCCCCCGGCTCGGTCCTCACCTAGCCCACTCACCCAGGCAGCAGGCataccgccgccgcagcactaGGAGCAAGGACGCTGCACGACGCCGCCACCCACTGCcggtgcgcgccgccgcccacctccaCAGCGCGCTGTCGCCGCCGTCTGAGGGCCTCCATTTGCATTTCGCTCACGGGCCTCCAATTCCTGGAGACGGCCCTGATGGTTTGCCTTCCGATCCGGATGCGACAGTGTTCATCCGTCTCCGATGCATTATGCATTGTGAATTTGGGTTTGGACACATCTGTCTGTGAACTCTGAACTCGAGCTACCCATTCAGAGCTTCCGTATTCAGACACACTGCATTCTGAATCTtactgggagcagcagcagatggCGACCAATCATGCGCTCTGAATCTTACCGCAGGGATCTTTGCTCCTCGATCAATTGAATAAGAAGGCAAAGCCGGAGTTGGCGATCGCCATCCGTGCGCGTACGCACAAGGCCTCAGCAAAAAAAGATTCAGAGATAACGAGGGGGCCGTCCACTCCCCCGCCTCCCGCCGCGATCGTCAAAGCCACGCCCCGCCCTCGTAGCATTCAGTGCTCTCGATCTCCGGCCGTGTGTCCTGGACGCCGGATTTTGGAAGATCTCCGCGTATAATAAAAACCGGCCGGGGTTGTGCTTGTGCCGCTGAAACGTATGCGCATCCTGAATACATATAAAACCACGTACGGAAAACAAAGCTGGGTCGGCAATATAGATGGTCATGCAGCCCGAGCCCGTTAGCCCGGCACGGGTCCATttttttggcccggcccaagcccggcccggcccaagcCTGGCCCGGCCCGTTGTTTTGCGGGCCCGAGTAAGCACGGCCCGGGGGAGCGGTACGGGCCTAGGCCGCTCCCCAGGCCCGTGGCACGGCCCGGACCAACGGTCGGCCCGGTGGCGGCCCGTTAACCCctgccccccctccccccgcacGGTCGGCTGCCCGGCCTGCCGCCTACCGGCCCACCAAGCCCAagtccgcccccgcccccgcgccaTATACAACTAGCCCCCTCCCACCACCACCAAACCCTAACCGGCCACTGACTCCACTCGCTCTCGTCTCGGGGACTCGGGCTCTCCGCTCCGCTCTCGGCCGCCAATCTACTCCGACCGTCCCCGGCTCCGGTGACCgtgacctcgccgccgctccttcACCGCGCCTCGAGCTAACTATCCCCTTCTCTCCCTTCTTCTCCTATGTCCTCTCTTTCTCGCCAAACTATGTGAGTTAGCGTActgtcctcctccgccgctcgccgtcgattcTTGTTTCTAATCGGTGCTTGTCTCGTCTCCTCTGGGTTTCCCTCGTCCTCTCCGGCACCGGGCTCCGGTGGTAGCGCAGTTACGCCCTAAACCCTAGTCGTAGATCTGCTCAACCTAAGCCCAGATCTGCTCATCCTAACCTAGATCTCTAACTTTTCTTCTCTTTGCTTTGCAGGTCGGTGTCTGATGCCGAGTCTTCGTCCTCTGGCGTAGACATGGCCAGACGCCACCAGCGTGCACCATTGAGGAACGGTGCTGGAGGGCAAGGTCGCCCGTCCGGCCCGTCCGAGCTTTGggtcgccatggccgcggcggaTGAGTCCCCCCCTACACGGCTCTGACTCCCAAGCTGAGGAGGACCTGGAAATCGAGGATGATGACGACGTCCGTGAGGATGTTGCGGCGCTTTTCGGCATCGATGTCGGTGACGACGGCGTTCCGAACAACAACGTCAACGTCATCGAtgtcgacgccgacgccgacgccggcgacggtggAGGAGCCACGGCCGAGCCGGCCGGGTGCTATTCCATGGACACCCAAGGTACCACTACTTCTGGTAAGCGCAAATCTAGTGTCTGGGCTGATTTTAAGGAGGTTAAGGAAAATGATGTTAGAGTTGC
This portion of the Panicum virgatum strain AP13 chromosome 2N, P.virgatum_v5, whole genome shotgun sequence genome encodes:
- the LOC120661151 gene encoding transcription factor BHLH089-like isoform X2, whose product is MDSDYVASLLMGHSAAPGLDFAALDGGFLDALCGAGAGLFGAPGVAAGAGGGGSPEGSSVSDPAWARARDSGNARKRKAPPAGTANGKEACLGKAGEPKGPDGKKARVGAGGSPVKPKVEEATASDGSVEDKGQKKGKGKSAKPPVEPPKDYVHVRARRGQATDSHSLAERVRREKISQRMKFLQDLVPGCNKVVGKALMLDEIINYVQSLQQQVEFLSMKLATVNPQLDFSNLSTLLHKDMYQACGPSVNSVFPLESAGAAFPFCNQADLFQSFGSGAMEDQCSLSLLDTALPHTTNPQFAFQKQQRDFWEDGLQNALPIVSEQGQENVVSAPSFDGQLQADQTKIEF
- the LOC120661151 gene encoding transcription factor BHLH089-like isoform X1, with product MDSDYVASLLMGHSAAPGLDFAALDGGFLDALCGAGAGLFGAPGVAAGAGGGGSPEGSSVSDPAWARARDSGNARKRKAPPAGTANGKEACLGKVWETTSAAGEPKGPDGKKARVGAGGSPVKPKVEEATASDGSVEDKGQKKGKGKSAKPPVEPPKDYVHVRARRGQATDSHSLAERVRREKISQRMKFLQDLVPGCNKVVGKALMLDEIINYVQSLQQQVEFLSMKLATVNPQLDFSNLSTLLHKDMYQACGPSVNSVFPLESAGAAFPFCNQADLFQSFGSGAMEDQCSLSLLDTALPHTTNPQFAFQKQQRDFWEDGLQNALPIVSEQGQENVVSAPSFDGQLQADQTKIEF